One genomic segment of Rhizobium gallicum bv. gallicum R602sp includes these proteins:
- a CDS encoding GNAT family N-acetyltransferase produces the protein MSQDEVIFRRFESGDADDVWHLHRSASEAVGVRGPERFWEDDLRNVGEVYIASGGDFIVAHIGPQLAAMGGLKPVDDDVAELKRMRVDPAFQRRGLGRRLLRELESRAVALGFKWIKLDTTKIQVGAQRVYETAGYVRRREGMLHGYAVIFYEKRLAGQD, from the coding sequence ATGTCTCAAGACGAAGTGATCTTTCGTCGGTTTGAGTCAGGGGATGCCGATGATGTATGGCATCTGCATAGGAGCGCATCTGAGGCTGTTGGTGTGCGTGGTCCGGAAAGATTCTGGGAGGATGATTTACGCAATGTCGGAGAAGTATACATCGCGTCAGGCGGAGACTTCATAGTTGCGCATATTGGCCCCCAACTCGCTGCTATGGGCGGATTGAAACCTGTTGACGACGATGTCGCAGAGCTGAAACGTATGCGGGTCGATCCCGCCTTTCAACGACGAGGGCTCGGAAGGAGGCTTCTTCGTGAATTGGAATCGCGAGCCGTTGCTCTTGGATTCAAGTGGATAAAGCTCGACACGACAAAGATCCAAGTGGGGGCTCAAAGAGTTTATGAGACGGCTGGCTATGTCCGCCGCAGGGAAGGGATGTTGCACGGATATGCAGTGATCTTCTACGAGAAGCGGCTTGCCGGCCAGGATTGA